A window of the Lactuca sativa cultivar Salinas chromosome 5, Lsat_Salinas_v11, whole genome shotgun sequence genome harbors these coding sequences:
- the LOC111895170 gene encoding pathogenesis-related protein PR-1, which produces MFFPKLSPTIFLFFFLNLLISTSINAIKTPTPTQSQLNVIKQFLTFQNKARAALRMPPLVWDSKLARYADLYARQRRNDCLLKHSNGPYGENIFWGSGDGWTPAQASLAWVAEQRWYRYGSNSCGGGKECGHYTQIVWKTTKRIGCARVTCFGGRGVFITCNYFPPGNFIGEKPY; this is translated from the coding sequence ATGTTCTTTCCAAAATTATCTCCTACAATTTTCTTGTTTTTCTTCCTTAATCTCCTCATCTCCACCTCCATCAATGCTATCAAAACACCAACCCCAACTCAATCTCAACTCAATGTCATCAAACAATTcttaacttttcaaaacaagGCTCGGGCCGCTCTCCGTATGCCGCCATTGGTGTGGGACTCAAAGCTTGCACGCTATGCAGACCTTTATGCTAGGCAAAGACGGAACGACTGTCTGTTGAAACATTCCAATGGACCTTACGGGGAGAATATATTTTGGGGTAGTGGTGATGGATGGACTCCTGCTCAAGCATCACTCGCATGGGTGGCGGAACAACGGTGGTATCGGTATGGCTCGAATTCTTGTGGTGGAGGAAAGGAATGCGGTCACTATACACAAATTGTGTGGAAAACTACCAAGAGGATTGGGTGTGCTAGAGTGACTTGCTTTGGGGGTAGGGGTGTTTTCATCACTTGCAATTATTTTCCTCCTGGTAACTTTATCGGTGAGAAGCCTTATTGA